The following coding sequences lie in one Deltaproteobacteria bacterium genomic window:
- a CDS encoding glycosyltransferase family 39 protein: protein MERKRAQQVALLVVVLAAAALRIYQLRDVPAGLFCDEAGNGYNAHALATAGMDENGTRFPLFIWSFGVSYKNPVFIYAATLPVKLLGLDEFSIRLTSALFGIGTVVAIFFLGRALFNAWVGLFAAILLSLCPWHLHFSRIAFELIAFPFLFVIGMTLLVRFTQGRRTLAGAMFFFGLCVYAYAPAYLFVPVFLLGFGLLYLRDLWRRARETLLAVVVAAATVAPAGVFLYHHPQTGTQYFRATTGFSAGYDWRQQAERFVFNYQQFFSRSFLFEHGDPLVRHAVRDFGELLPFYAPFLLLGVAVMLLRRDRVSKLVLWWLALYPVAPSLMTEIPSASRGFIGAAAFCLLAAIGLAAGLRLLGWLARRRRLALAVQTAALAAAAYVLGPQVQAYLRAYFIEYPKYSAPTYGGFQYGYREVVQYMESQRPNYDLLMLTAVEVNQPQIFPLFYNRVDPREWRARQNLGYMVLDPSEYSRYSMAQRILYALRPSDLDLFTDYTEHRKVIAPGGQVEFVIAEVRARKRFLTDWAGLGVFDNQDNQGVGRDFIDPTHLPRAAIAGAFGEITWTRIPQQFIRVDLNQFFSRSHPRYQGNPEWSCGYAATTVQSAAATAAFLELTGSDDTVQIWLNGAALTPSPIALGAAAQRRPLELRAGSNALLLKSCESVGGWSFTARITDARGRDLPEISAAATLADGAPAAPPSS, encoded by the coding sequence ATGGAGCGCAAACGGGCACAGCAGGTCGCGCTTCTGGTGGTGGTGTTGGCCGCGGCCGCATTGCGGATCTACCAGCTCAGGGATGTTCCGGCCGGCTTGTTCTGCGACGAGGCCGGCAACGGCTACAACGCCCACGCGCTGGCAACGGCCGGCATGGACGAGAACGGCACGCGCTTCCCGCTCTTCATCTGGTCATTCGGTGTCAGTTACAAGAATCCGGTCTTCATCTATGCGGCAACACTGCCGGTGAAGCTGCTCGGGCTCGATGAGTTCAGTATCCGCCTGACCTCGGCGTTATTCGGGATCGGCACGGTCGTCGCCATCTTCTTCCTCGGGCGGGCACTGTTCAACGCCTGGGTGGGATTGTTCGCTGCGATCTTGCTCAGCCTCTGCCCATGGCACCTGCATTTCAGCCGGATCGCCTTCGAGCTGATCGCCTTCCCGTTCCTGTTCGTGATCGGCATGACGTTGCTGGTGCGCTTCACTCAGGGGCGCCGGACGCTGGCGGGGGCGATGTTCTTCTTCGGTCTGTGCGTTTACGCTTACGCGCCCGCGTATCTCTTCGTCCCGGTCTTCCTGCTCGGCTTTGGGCTGCTGTACCTGCGCGATCTCTGGCGCCGAGCGCGCGAGACGCTCCTGGCCGTCGTCGTGGCGGCGGCGACGGTGGCGCCGGCCGGGGTGTTTCTCTACCACCACCCGCAAACCGGGACGCAGTATTTCCGTGCCACCACCGGCTTCAGCGCCGGTTACGACTGGCGCCAGCAAGCCGAACGGTTTGTGTTCAACTACCAGCAGTTCTTCTCGCGCTCGTTTCTCTTCGAGCACGGTGATCCGCTGGTGCGGCATGCGGTGCGCGACTTCGGCGAGCTACTGCCGTTCTACGCGCCGTTTCTGCTCCTGGGCGTGGCGGTGATGCTGCTGCGGCGCGATCGGGTGAGCAAGTTGGTGCTGTGGTGGCTGGCGCTGTATCCGGTGGCGCCGAGCTTGATGACCGAGATTCCCAGCGCTTCGCGCGGATTCATCGGCGCGGCGGCCTTTTGCTTGCTGGCGGCGATCGGTCTGGCCGCGGGCTTACGCCTGCTCGGCTGGCTTGCCCGGCGGCGGCGGCTAGCTCTGGCGGTGCAAACCGCGGCACTGGCGGCCGCCGCGTACGTGCTCGGACCGCAAGTGCAGGCCTATCTGCGCGCCTATTTCATCGAGTATCCCAAGTACTCGGCACCGACCTACGGCGGCTTTCAGTACGGCTACCGCGAAGTCGTGCAGTACATGGAAAGCCAGCGGCCCAACTACGATCTGTTGATGCTCACCGCGGTTGAGGTCAACCAGCCGCAGATCTTTCCGCTCTTCTACAACCGCGTCGATCCGCGCGAGTGGCGCGCCCGTCAGAACCTCGGCTACATGGTGCTCGACCCCTCGGAGTACTCGCGTTACAGCATGGCCCAACGCATTCTCTACGCGCTGCGCCCGTCGGACCTCGACTTGTTCACCGACTACACCGAGCACCGCAAGGTGATCGCCCCCGGCGGCCAGGTGGAATTCGTGATTGCCGAGGTGCGCGCGCGCAAGCGCTTCTTGACCGATTGGGCTGGACTCGGCGTGTTCGACAACCAAGACAACCAAGGCGTCGGGCGCGACTTTATCGATCCGACGCACTTGCCGCGCGCGGCGATCGCCGGGGCGTTCGGTGAGATCACTTGGACGCGGATTCCGCAGCAGTTCATTCGCGTCGATTTGAATCAGTTCTTCTCGCGCAGTCACCCGCGCTATCAGGGCAACCCGGAGTGGTCGTGCGGTTATGCCGCCACCACCGTGCAGTCAGCGGCTGCAACGGCGGCGTTTCTGGAGCTCACCGGCTCGGACGATACGGTTCAGATCTGGCTCAACGGGGCGGCGCTGACGCCCAGCCCGATCGCACTCGGCGCTGCCGCTCAGCGCCGGCCGCTGGAGCTGCGCGCGGGCAGCAACGCGCTGTTGCTGAAGAGCTGCGAGAGCGTCGGCGGCTGGTCATTCACCGCACGGATTACCGATGCGCGGGGGCGTGATCTGCCGGAGATAAGCGCGGCCGCCACCCTCGCCGATGGAGCGCCCGCCGCGCCGCCGAGCAGTTAG
- a CDS encoding ABC transporter ATP-binding protein — MTAEAIRVERLRHVYGSRVALDDVTFSVSRGEIFGLLGPNGGGKTTLFRILSTLLAPSGGMATVLGDEVTAAAAAARRHLGVVFQHPSLDGKLTVSENLQHHGHLYGLYGRELRRQVTAMLLRFGLAERAGDRVETLSGGLQRRTELAKALLHRPPVLLLDEPSTGLDPGARRDFVQHLHRLRDQDGVTVVLTTHFMEEAERCDRIAILHQGQVVGAGPPAELKSRVGGDVVVMHTRDAAALRLKLRQRFGCEAALVDGTLRLERPRGHEFVRDVVEAFPDDVSMVTFGKPTLEDVFIHLTGHRFWAEAAESQGAP; from the coding sequence ATGACGGCGGAGGCTATTCGGGTCGAACGGCTCCGCCATGTCTACGGCAGCCGCGTTGCCCTCGACGATGTGACGTTCAGCGTAAGCCGCGGGGAGATTTTCGGGCTGTTGGGGCCGAACGGCGGCGGCAAGACCACCCTGTTCAGGATTCTGTCAACTCTCTTGGCGCCGAGTGGAGGCATGGCCACCGTGCTCGGCGATGAAGTTACGGCGGCAGCGGCGGCGGCGCGCCGGCATCTGGGGGTGGTGTTTCAGCATCCCAGCCTCGACGGCAAGCTCACTGTCAGTGAGAACTTGCAGCATCATGGCCATCTTTACGGTCTTTATGGCCGCGAGTTGCGCCGGCAGGTCACCGCCATGTTGCTACGTTTCGGCCTGGCTGAGCGTGCCGGCGATCGTGTCGAAACCCTCTCGGGCGGCCTGCAGCGGCGCACGGAGCTGGCCAAGGCGCTGCTCCACCGCCCGCCGGTGCTGCTGTTGGATGAGCCGAGCACTGGGCTGGACCCGGGGGCCCGCCGGGATTTCGTCCAGCATTTGCATCGGCTGCGGGATCAGGACGGCGTAACGGTGGTGCTGACGACGCACTTCATGGAGGAGGCGGAGCGCTGCGACCGCATCGCCATTTTGCATCAGGGGCAAGTGGTCGGCGCCGGGCCGCCGGCCGAGCTGAAGAGCCGAGTTGGCGGCGATGTCGTCGTCATGCACACCCGTGATGCTGCAGCTCTGCGGCTCAAGCTGCGCCAACGCTTCGGCTGCGAGGCCGCGCTGGTCGACGGCACGCTGCGCCTCGAACGGCCGCGCGGGCATGAATTCGTCCGTGATGTTGTCGAGGCATTTCCCGACGACGTGAGCATGGTGACGTTCGGGAAGCCGACGCTGGAGGATGTGTTCATTCATTTGACCGGCCACCGCTTCTGGGCCGAAGCGGCCGAAAGCCAGGGGGCACCATGA
- a CDS encoding ABC transporter permease produces MYTLWRREVVRFVRQRSRVTGALAQPLVFWLLLGGGLNASFQPAGAVAGTSYVAYFYPGTLALVLLFTAIFATISTVEDRREGFLQGVLVAPVSRAAIVLGQALGGTTLAVLQGALLLLLAPLVGIPLSVTSVVATVAVMTLVALSLTSLGLVIAWRMDSTQGFHAIMNLVLIPIWLLSGAFFPAAGSPAPLRWLMMINPLTYGMAALRRCLYFGNSDAAGPVPALLPSLAITAAFCGAALWAATRTAHRTAA; encoded by the coding sequence GTGTACACACTCTGGCGCCGAGAAGTGGTGCGCTTTGTGCGCCAGCGTAGCCGCGTCACCGGCGCATTGGCACAGCCGCTGGTCTTCTGGTTGCTGCTCGGCGGCGGGCTCAACGCTTCATTTCAGCCTGCGGGCGCCGTAGCCGGGACCAGTTACGTCGCCTACTTCTACCCGGGCACGCTCGCGCTCGTCCTGCTGTTCACGGCGATCTTCGCCACCATCTCGACCGTCGAGGATCGGCGTGAAGGCTTCTTGCAAGGTGTGCTGGTGGCCCCGGTGTCACGCGCGGCGATCGTACTCGGCCAGGCGCTCGGCGGCACCACGCTCGCGGTGCTACAGGGCGCGTTGCTCTTGCTGCTCGCGCCATTGGTGGGGATTCCGCTCTCGGTCACCTCCGTGGTCGCCACCGTTGCCGTCATGACCCTAGTGGCCCTCAGCCTGACCAGTCTCGGCCTGGTGATCGCCTGGCGGATGGATTCGACGCAAGGCTTTCACGCCATCATGAACCTGGTGTTAATTCCGATTTGGCTACTGTCTGGGGCATTTTTTCCGGCCGCAGGCTCGCCCGCCCCGTTGCGTTGGCTGATGATGATCAACCCTCTGACTTACGGCATGGCCGCGTTGCGCCGCTGTCTATACTTCGGCAACTCCGACGCGGCTGGGCCGGTTCCGGCGCTGCTGCCCTCGCTGGCGATAACCGCCGCATTCTGTGGTGCGGCATTATGGGCAGCAACGCGCACGGCGCACCGCACCGCCGCCTGA
- a CDS encoding prepilin-type N-terminal cleavage/methylation domain-containing protein, which yields MANNPNGFTLLELMVTLAVVGILAAIAIPAFGQYRVRAYDGTAISDLRNAMVAVEAAIDSGDPLPASPTQLQKYGYRPSKSVGFSKYLLQTVNGIPSVHMHTKHSGSSHAWHTRYPADGGQIEIR from the coding sequence ATGGCCAACAACCCGAATGGGTTTACCCTGCTGGAACTAATGGTCACGCTAGCCGTGGTAGGTATTCTGGCGGCTATCGCCATACCGGCCTTCGGGCAGTATCGCGTGCGTGCATACGACGGCACGGCGATTTCGGACTTGCGAAACGCCATGGTCGCCGTCGAGGCGGCAATAGATAGCGGCGACCCCCTTCCGGCATCACCCACCCAACTTCAGAAGTACGGTTATCGCCCGAGTAAGAGCGTAGGCTTTTCAAAGTATCTGTTGCAGACGGTCAACGGCATTCCGAGCGTGCACATGCACACCAAGCATTCCGGGTCGTCGCACGCATGGCATACGCGTTACCCGGCAGATGGCGGTCAGATAGAGATCAGATAG
- a CDS encoding DUF420 domain-containing protein, with translation MSLRDLPTLNAILNAASAALLLLGYGFIRRRRVTSHRWCMIGALAMSALFLASYLSYHAQVGSVRFPLTGGIRVVYLAVLATHSILAACVPPLALVTLSRALRGRFAEHRRIARWTLPIWLYVSLTGVVVYWMLYHLAGAS, from the coding sequence ATGTCGCTCCGTGATTTACCGACTCTCAATGCCATCCTCAACGCAGCCAGTGCCGCCCTGTTGCTGCTGGGATACGGCTTTATCCGCCGCCGGCGCGTGACCTCTCACCGTTGGTGTATGATCGGGGCGCTGGCGATGTCGGCGCTGTTTCTCGCCTCGTACCTCAGCTATCACGCGCAGGTCGGATCGGTGCGCTTTCCGCTGACGGGAGGTATTCGCGTCGTCTACCTGGCGGTATTGGCGACCCACAGCATCTTAGCTGCCTGCGTTCCACCGCTGGCGCTGGTCACTCTCAGCCGGGCGCTGCGTGGGCGTTTTGCTGAGCACCGGCGAATCGCCCGGTGGACTCTGCCGATCTGGCTGTACGTCTCACTGACCGGTGTGGTGGTGTACTGGATGCTCTACCACCTCGCGGGTGCTAGCTGA
- a CDS encoding SCO family protein: MIWAGLLVALAVVGAAGIRALRAPREAAETLPVLTSVPAFSLIERSGRRVTDADLRGQVWVVNFIFTRCSSLCPMLSAQMSRLQSHLREQGEAEVRLVSLSVDPEADTPSVLSEYAERFSADRERWWFLTGERAALYALIGDGLGVAVAQRPGDASSDPNELITHSDRFVLVDRASRIRGYYRGTDDEGFAQLLRDLRTLQREH; the protein is encoded by the coding sequence TTGATCTGGGCCGGCCTGCTGGTCGCTCTGGCCGTAGTCGGCGCCGCCGGCATCCGCGCGCTGCGGGCGCCGCGCGAGGCGGCCGAGACGCTGCCGGTGCTGACGAGCGTGCCGGCATTCAGCCTGATCGAGCGCAGTGGGCGCCGCGTAACTGACGCAGACCTGCGCGGACAAGTCTGGGTAGTCAACTTCATCTTCACCCGCTGTAGTAGCCTATGCCCCATGCTCAGCGCGCAGATGAGCCGTTTACAATCACACTTGCGCGAGCAAGGAGAAGCCGAGGTGCGGTTGGTGTCGTTGAGTGTGGATCCGGAAGCCGACACGCCGTCGGTGCTCTCCGAATACGCCGAGCGCTTCAGTGCCGATCGTGAACGCTGGTGGTTCTTGACCGGTGAACGAGCCGCGCTTTACGCTCTGATCGGGGACGGCCTCGGCGTTGCCGTGGCACAGCGGCCGGGCGACGCTAGCAGCGATCCCAATGAATTGATTACCCATAGCGACCGCTTTGTGCTTGTGGATCGAGCCTCCCGAATTCGCGGGTACTACCGTGGCACCGACGACGAGGGCTTCGCGCAACTTCTGCGCGACCTCCGGACGCTGCAACGAGAGCACTGA
- the cyoE gene encoding protoheme IX farnesyltransferase translates to MSPQSGVLAMPGGDHRTADFLALTKPRVVVMVLLTTLIGFYLGSKGEVQYFRMAATILGTGLAAAGTLALNQYLERDLDARMKRTRRRPLPDGRLQPLEALVFGALLVAAGLLYLTLSVNALSGLVTATTVITYLFVYTPMKRRSSLCTVVGAVPGALPPLTGWAAARGDLSVEGWILFAIMFLWQLPHSLAIAWLYREDYARAGMKLLPVIEPDGESTARQVVINSFALLVVGLLPTLAGIAGSAYFAVAFVLGSGLLACGVYLARVRSATAARRMMFATLVYLPLLLITMALDKLAL, encoded by the coding sequence ATGAGCCCGCAGAGCGGTGTGCTCGCCATGCCGGGCGGTGACCACCGCACGGCCGATTTTCTCGCCCTCACCAAGCCGCGCGTGGTGGTGATGGTGTTGCTGACAACCTTGATCGGCTTCTATTTGGGATCAAAGGGGGAGGTTCAGTACTTCCGCATGGCGGCGACGATTCTGGGTACGGGTTTGGCCGCGGCGGGGACACTCGCGCTCAATCAGTACCTGGAACGAGACCTCGATGCTCGCATGAAGCGCACGCGGCGCCGGCCGTTGCCCGACGGGCGTTTGCAGCCGCTCGAGGCACTCGTGTTCGGGGCACTGCTGGTGGCCGCCGGCCTCCTTTATCTGACCCTCAGCGTCAATGCGCTGAGCGGCCTGGTTACGGCAACGACTGTGATTACCTACCTGTTCGTGTACACGCCGATGAAGCGCAGATCGTCGCTGTGCACGGTTGTGGGCGCAGTGCCCGGAGCGTTGCCGCCGCTCACGGGCTGGGCCGCCGCGCGCGGCGATCTGAGCGTCGAGGGCTGGATACTATTCGCGATCATGTTCCTGTGGCAGCTGCCCCACTCCCTCGCCATCGCTTGGCTGTACCGCGAGGACTACGCACGAGCCGGCATGAAGCTGCTGCCGGTGATCGAGCCGGACGGGGAGAGCACGGCGCGGCAAGTGGTGATCAACAGTTTTGCGCTGCTGGTGGTCGGCTTGCTGCCCACGCTGGCGGGTATCGCCGGCTCGGCCTACTTCGCCGTCGCCTTCGTGCTCGGCAGCGGGTTGCTCGCCTGTGGCGTGTACCTGGCTCGCGTGCGTTCGGCGACAGCCGCCCGGCGGATGATGTTCGCTACGCTGGTGTACTTGCCGTTGCTCTTGATCACGATGGCCTTGGATAAGCTGGCGCTCTGA
- a CDS encoding c-type cytochrome: MAGARVVNDDLEKKSYSAIFLLAVGLLLAGAVWAVWDDNITRRPWKRYQTEFSLLEIRRAREALQKESERLAAEPAYQEITKQLAAARESLHRGESARRLAALQQERAGVQVPYDETEFELRLVKSKLEEAWYELEHAILTQRPTEAYRAHIEELNREKAGIEERLAKRQQQLDQADKEIAELNSAPQALEEKLSEMEAEKQRLERKLEGVALRVGPLELPKIPKIQQVVLEEFDRSNFNNPLARVDRCTSCHAGIEKAGFDGDPNPFKTHPHRNILLAKHPVERFGCTPCHGGQGAAVNSVEKAHGEVKFWEPELRHGDKVQASCIKCHIDVQVAGAEIIAHAEDLFVQLGCHGCHLVEGYDGLDKVGPFLRRIAAKAQPSWLVRWVENPHLFRAKTKMPNFLFSRDQATAVAAYVLDASKADSEQWLSSRPLPPGVDPNDPQRVAAGKELADSLGCRGCHGLADGESPALVGDNKDIAPNLSRIAEKTDARWLYHWLKNPRAYSPTSRMPNLRLSDEEVSALVSFLLTLGRQQAEAELEAKLQRPEVIAEGKALVRKYGCFGCHDIPGMENESRIGVELSTFGSKPKEELFFGNHTDIPNTWDDWTYHKLKDPRTYQTDRIEQVMPQFDLTDKDIKALRVFLASRTEDKVPVKYRAPNLNRATALVQGRRVVEKYNCVGCHVIEERGGAIRAHYEASPTLAPPVLNGEGAKVQSEWLFGFLKRPVPIRPWLKVRMPTFGLSDEEAQTLVQYFLAQEAQDNPFVYVDQTAIAPLDLEAGQQLASVDYFNCFSCHQQGDKKPEGPPEGWAPDLGMARERLHPEWIIRWLQDPQKVQPGTKMPSFYPGGPEDIFGGNEEQQIRALRDYLMVLGKQNTLLAADGVSPQPVN; the protein is encoded by the coding sequence GTGGCGGGAGCAAGAGTAGTCAACGACGACCTCGAGAAGAAGTCGTACAGCGCCATCTTCCTGCTGGCAGTCGGGTTGCTGCTGGCGGGAGCGGTATGGGCCGTGTGGGACGATAACATCACCCGCCGGCCGTGGAAGCGCTACCAGACGGAGTTCTCTCTGCTGGAAATCCGGCGCGCACGCGAAGCCTTGCAGAAGGAAAGCGAGCGCCTGGCGGCGGAGCCCGCGTACCAAGAGATCACCAAACAGCTGGCGGCGGCGCGCGAAAGCTTACACCGCGGCGAGAGCGCCCGGCGCTTAGCGGCGCTGCAACAAGAGCGGGCCGGCGTCCAAGTGCCATACGATGAAACCGAATTCGAGCTGCGCTTGGTCAAGAGCAAGCTCGAGGAGGCTTGGTACGAGCTCGAACACGCCATCCTAACCCAGCGGCCAACCGAGGCCTACCGTGCCCACATCGAAGAGTTGAACCGGGAAAAGGCCGGCATCGAGGAGCGCCTAGCCAAGCGGCAGCAGCAGCTCGACCAAGCCGACAAGGAGATTGCTGAGCTCAACTCCGCTCCGCAGGCGCTTGAGGAAAAGCTCAGTGAGATGGAGGCCGAGAAGCAACGCCTGGAGCGCAAGCTCGAAGGCGTGGCCCTGCGGGTGGGGCCGCTGGAATTGCCGAAGATCCCGAAGATCCAGCAAGTCGTCTTAGAGGAATTCGACCGCAGCAACTTCAACAACCCGCTCGCCCGCGTCGACCGCTGCACCTCGTGCCACGCCGGCATCGAAAAAGCCGGGTTCGATGGTGATCCCAACCCGTTCAAGACCCATCCGCACCGCAATATCCTGTTGGCGAAGCATCCGGTCGAGCGCTTCGGTTGCACGCCCTGTCACGGGGGCCAGGGTGCGGCAGTCAATTCGGTCGAGAAGGCACACGGAGAGGTGAAATTCTGGGAGCCGGAGCTGCGTCACGGCGACAAGGTGCAGGCCAGTTGCATCAAGTGCCATATCGATGTGCAGGTGGCCGGCGCCGAGATTATCGCTCACGCGGAGGATCTCTTCGTGCAGCTCGGCTGTCACGGCTGCCACTTGGTGGAGGGCTACGACGGCCTCGATAAAGTCGGCCCGTTCCTGCGCCGGATCGCCGCCAAGGCCCAGCCCAGCTGGCTGGTGCGCTGGGTCGAGAACCCGCACCTGTTCCGCGCTAAGACCAAGATGCCCAACTTCCTCTTCAGCCGCGATCAAGCTACCGCCGTGGCGGCCTATGTGCTCGACGCCTCGAAGGCGGACAGTGAGCAGTGGCTGAGCAGTCGCCCGCTACCACCCGGTGTCGATCCGAACGACCCGCAGCGGGTGGCCGCCGGCAAAGAACTCGCCGACAGCCTGGGCTGCCGCGGCTGTCACGGCCTCGCCGACGGGGAATCACCGGCGTTGGTCGGCGATAACAAAGACATTGCTCCGAACCTCAGCCGGATCGCCGAGAAGACCGATGCGCGCTGGCTCTACCATTGGCTGAAGAACCCGCGCGCCTATTCGCCCACCTCACGGATGCCCAATCTGCGGCTGAGTGACGAAGAGGTGAGCGCGCTGGTTTCGTTCCTGCTGACGCTCGGCCGCCAGCAAGCCGAGGCTGAGTTGGAAGCCAAGCTGCAACGGCCCGAAGTCATCGCCGAGGGCAAGGCGCTGGTGCGCAAGTACGGTTGCTTCGGCTGTCACGATATCCCCGGCATGGAGAACGAATCGCGCATCGGGGTCGAGCTCTCCACTTTCGGCTCGAAACCCAAGGAGGAGCTGTTCTTCGGCAATCACACCGATATCCCGAACACCTGGGATGATTGGACGTATCACAAGCTGAAGGACCCGCGTACCTACCAGACTGATCGCATCGAGCAGGTGATGCCGCAGTTCGATCTGACGGACAAGGATATCAAGGCCCTGCGCGTCTTCCTCGCCAGCCGGACCGAAGACAAGGTGCCGGTGAAGTACCGCGCCCCCAACCTCAACCGTGCCACCGCCTTGGTCCAGGGCCGGCGCGTCGTCGAGAAGTACAACTGCGTTGGCTGCCACGTCATCGAAGAGCGCGGCGGCGCGATTCGCGCCCACTATGAGGCCAGCCCCACCCTGGCGCCGCCGGTCCTCAACGGCGAGGGCGCCAAGGTGCAATCGGAGTGGCTGTTCGGCTTCCTCAAGCGGCCGGTGCCGATCCGCCCGTGGCTGAAGGTGCGGATGCCTACGTTCGGCTTGTCCGATGAAGAGGCGCAGACGTTGGTGCAGTACTTCCTGGCGCAGGAGGCGCAGGACAATCCCTTCGTCTACGTCGATCAAACGGCGATCGCGCCGCTAGACCTCGAGGCCGGGCAGCAACTCGCCAGTGTCGACTACTTCAACTGCTTCTCCTGTCACCAGCAGGGGGACAAGAAACCCGAGGGCCCGCCGGAAGGATGGGCGCCGGACCTGGGCATGGCGCGGGAACGCCTCCACCCCGAGTGGATTATTCGTTGGCTGCAAGACCCGCAAAAGGTGCAGCCCGGAACTAAGATGCCGTCATTCTATCCCGGTGGCCCGGAGGACATTTTCGGCGGCAACGAGGAGCAACAAATCCGCGCCCTGCGCGATTATCTGATGGTGCTCGGAAAGCAGAACACGCTGCTGGCCGCTGATGGCGTCAGCCCGCAGCCGGTCAACTAG
- a CDS encoding cytochrome C, giving the protein MAEAQTQLAVKPVAEPAGKRVEMTIRKAAGPGDDKVHTWPHLVRAEFLVALFIMVLLIVWSLTVDAPLEEPANPTRTPNPSKAPWYFLGLQEMLVFFDPWHAGVVLPSLIIVGLMVIPYIDINPHGNGYYCFEPRKYELITFFFGFHVLWISLIVIGTFLRGPGWNWFWPWEKWDSHKVEAMTNVDLPYLLGFRDYWWSFAFGAAVTAGYFVVGTLAMYWWIVRLKGREFMQRWGMPRFYTTSFLFLNMMAVMIKMLLRHALNLKYVWVTPWFNV; this is encoded by the coding sequence ATGGCTGAGGCGCAAACCCAACTGGCCGTCAAGCCGGTGGCCGAGCCGGCCGGCAAGCGGGTCGAGATGACAATCCGCAAGGCCGCCGGACCGGGTGACGACAAAGTGCACACCTGGCCGCATCTGGTGCGGGCGGAGTTCCTGGTGGCCCTGTTCATCATGGTGCTGCTGATCGTGTGGTCGCTCACCGTTGACGCCCCGCTGGAGGAACCGGCGAACCCGACGCGCACGCCGAACCCATCGAAGGCGCCCTGGTACTTCCTGGGCTTGCAGGAGATGCTGGTGTTCTTCGACCCCTGGCACGCCGGCGTGGTGCTGCCCAGCCTCATCATCGTCGGCTTGATGGTAATCCCGTACATCGACATCAACCCGCACGGCAACGGCTACTACTGCTTCGAGCCGCGCAAGTATGAATTGATCACCTTCTTCTTCGGCTTCCATGTTCTGTGGATCTCACTGATTGTCATCGGCACGTTCCTGCGCGGCCCGGGGTGGAATTGGTTCTGGCCGTGGGAGAAGTGGGACTCGCACAAGGTCGAGGCCATGACCAACGTCGACCTGCCCTACCTCCTCGGTTTTCGTGACTATTGGTGGTCGTTTGCCTTCGGCGCCGCCGTCACCGCCGGGTACTTCGTGGTCGGCACGCTGGCGATGTATTGGTGGATCGTACGCTTGAAGGGGCGGGAGTTCATGCAGCGTTGGGGTATGCCGCGTTTCTATACGACCTCCTTCCTGTTCCTGAACATGATGGCGGTCATGATCAAGATGTTGCTGCGGCACGCTCTCAATCTGAAATACGTCTGGGTGACGCCGTGGTTCAATGTGTGA
- a CDS encoding cytochrome b N-terminal domain-containing protein produces MWDEVKRQIVESQVWQSIFRHGYEDTPRNRILMVSGNIWLHLHPSKVRKHGVKMRFTWCMGGITFLMYLVTVVTGIYLMFYYRPTAEYAYADMKYLEFDMPFGMIMRNMHRWAAHGMVIAVWLHMFRVFLTGSYKPPREFNWVVGVLLLVLTLLLSFTGYLLPWDQLSIWAVTVGSNMGRATPLLGNEGPFAELTGANPIYDARAFLFGGGEIGPHTLLRFYILHCIFIPLVASLFMAVHFWRIRRDGFSGPPL; encoded by the coding sequence ATGTGGGACGAAGTGAAGCGCCAGATCGTGGAATCACAGGTCTGGCAGTCCATCTTCCGCCACGGGTACGAGGATACCCCGCGTAACCGGATCCTGATGGTTTCCGGCAACATCTGGCTCCACCTCCATCCCTCCAAGGTGCGCAAGCACGGGGTCAAGATGCGATTCACCTGGTGCATGGGCGGAATCACATTTTTGATGTACCTGGTCACGGTAGTGACGGGAATCTACCTGATGTTCTACTACCGGCCGACGGCCGAGTACGCATACGCGGACATGAAGTATCTCGAGTTCGACATGCCCTTCGGCATGATCATGCGCAACATGCACCGTTGGGCGGCGCACGGAATGGTGATCGCGGTCTGGCTCCACATGTTCCGGGTGTTCCTGACCGGCTCGTACAAGCCGCCGCGGGAGTTCAATTGGGTAGTGGGCGTGCTGCTGCTGGTGCTGACCTTACTGCTGAGCTTCACCGGCTACCTGTTGCCCTGGGATCAGCTGTCGATCTGGGCGGTGACCGTAGGCTCCAACATGGGCCGGGCGACGCCCTTGCTCGGCAACGAAGGCCCGTTCGCGGAACTGACCGGGGCCAATCCGATTTACGACGCGCGCGCCTTCCTGTTCGGTGGCGGAGAGATCGGCCCCCACACCCTGCTGCGCTTCTACATCCTGCACTGTATTTTCATTCCGCTGGTGGCGAGCCTGTTCATGGCGGTGCACTTCTGGCGCATCCGCCGTGACGGCTTCTCCGGGCCACCCTTGTAA